The genomic stretch CATTGAACCGCAAAAAGAAATGCTCAAAAAAGGCGTAGATATTTTAGTCGCAACGCCAGGAAGATTACTAGACTTACACAAGCAAGATTTTATCAACTTAGATTACATAGAAACTTTTGTCATAGATGAAGCTGATTTAATGTTAGATATGGGATTCATTGACGACGTTAAAAAAATAGAACGTTTATGTCCTGAAGGAAAACAAATTCTACTCTTTTCGGCTACAATGCCATTCAAAGTGGAACAATTGGCAAATTCGATTCTCAGAAATCCAGAATTTGTAGAAGTTTCGCCAACATCATCTGCGGCAAAAAGTGTGAATCAACAATTATATTACGTTCCAAAACCTAAAAAAATTGAATTGTGTTTGCATGTACTCAGAAACAATATCAAAGGAAGTGCTATTATTTTCAGACGCACAAAATATGGTGTTGATAAGCTCGAAGAAACGCTTCTAAAAAATAATTACAAAGCAGTAAGTATTCATGGTGGAATTGCACAAAGCTTGCGACAAACAGCGCTAAACCAATTCAAAAGTGGAGAAGCTGAAATTCTCATCGCGACGGATGTTGCTGCAAGAGGAATTGACATCAAAAACGTAGATACAGTGATTAACTTCGACATTCCAAACATTTCTGAAACTTATGTACACAGAATTGGAAGAACGGGAAGAGCTGGCGCATCAGGAAAAGCAATATCATTCTGTTCGGCAGACGAAAAAGGATACATTAAAGACATTCAACAATTAATAAATACGGTGATTCCTGTAGTAGAAGAACATCCGTATCCACTTGATCCAAAAGCAACGCCAGAAGTTCACAAAAAACCAGGAAGTAAATATAAAAAAGGACGTAAATCTGAAGCTTCTAAAAAGAAGAAAAAACGTTGGTATTAAATGATTGACGATTGCAGATTAACGATTTTTGATTGCTGATTGCTGATTGCTGATTGCAGAATTTTGATTTTTGATTGTTCACCAAAACGTCGCTTCGAGTGTCCTGAACTTGTTTCAGGATGTATCGAGAAGTACTTGTCATTGCGAGTGATAGCGAAGCAATCTGTGTATTAAAAAGCAGGATTATTATTTTATTTCAGAAACGTCACTTCGAGTGAAATTCTGCAAGAATTTTGTATCGAGAAGTGCTTTTGAATCGCTAATTTTTCAATAAGTTCATAAAAACCGCAAATGAATCTTAAAAATTTATTTTTCAGCTTTCGCTTAATTGTACTCATATCATTACTTTGTTTCTGCTCAAAACAAACTTCCGAAGTTCAACATGATACAGCTCGAATTCTAGCATATGAAGTAAATCCAAAAACGGAACAACTTCATTTCTATTGGAAGAACGAGCAAGGAGAAATTTACGAAAACTTTCAAAACCTAAAAACTCAGCTTGAAGCAACACAGCAAGAACTCATCTTTGCAATGAATGGCGGAATGTACAAAAGAGATCAATCGCCGCAAGGTTTATACGTTGAAAACGGACAGCTAAAATCGCCATTAGATACGTTACAAAAAGGATTCGGAAACTTCTATTTACAGCCAAATGGCGTGTTTTACATCACGAAAGAAAACAATCCAGTAATTTGTACTTCACAAGTTTTCAAGCTTATTGAAAACATCAAATACGCAACACAATCAGGCCCAATGTTAGTGATTGATGGAAAACTACACGAAAAACTCACAAAAGATTCTATAAACCTTCACATTCGCAATGGTGTTGGAATTTTGCCAAACGGAAATCTACTATTCGCAATGAGCAAAGAAAAAATCAACTTCTATGACTTTGCCACATTCTTCAAAGAAAAAGGCTGTGAAAATGCTTTATACCTTGACGGATTTGTCTCTAAGACATTTCTGCCTTCTAAAAACTATCAACAAATGGACGGAAATTTTGGTGTGATTATCGGAGTTACAAAACCTGTACAATAAATTCTTTTTCCGCAGTGTAGCATATATTTTTCGTTAAGAATTTTTGAAGCCTTGGAAAAAATTTAGAAAAATAAATGTGGTTTTAGCTTTTTCGGCTAAAAACACCTCTGGAAAAACGCACTTTCTTTTGTTTCTTTTCTTTGTGCGAACAAAGAGAAAGAAAATAGGAAGACAATAATGAAGTATTTAATCTAAAATATTCTCAAAACTCTATTGTAGAACTTATTTAGAGCTAACGTTTAAAAAATAGCTGTATCTTTCAAACAGAAAAAAAAATAATATCTAAATCATTCCTCAAATGAAAAAATACATTTTAGTATTCGCACTACTTTTTGCATTGCAATCATATGCACAGAAAAACATAACTATCTTTGAATTAGAACCTTCGCAAAGTATGATTATTACAGGCAAAGGCGCAGGACAAGATGCTGCAGTAAATCCTTATAAAGATGGAAACAGTATTGCAATTGTGAAAAATCTTGGAAAAAATATTTTTACAATTCGTATAGAATATCAAGGGAAAATAACGCGAACTCGTGTGTTAGAAGCTGATAAAGCTACCATGATTCCTTTGCGTCAAGGAAGTGAATTGTACTTGGATAGCGACTTAAAAGCCAAGGCAAAAATTGATTTCAAAAAAGGTAATAACTAACATATTTTTCTTTTAAACATATTAAAGAGATTGTTTTAAAGGTCTTAAAAAACATCATTCTGAACATGGTTTAGTTTGACGAAATTTCACTTTTGAAACAATCTCTTTGTATTGAATGTATGTTACAATTTATCTTCAATATATTCTTTATAAAAGCTATCAAGTTTGCTTTCCTCTTTCTTGTCTATATCTTGAATTGTTGTTTTCATGACACCTTTCATGTCTGTTTCAAACGCATCCGCTGGTTTAAAAAGTGTACCATCAAAATAACGAGCTTCAGTTCCAGATCCGGTTGGACTTCCGTGATCAGCATCAATTGATTTTCTCCAACGTTCGGCATGTGTTGCCCATTCTTCTCTATTTACCAATTCGGGTTGCGTAAACCAAACATTCCAAGTTAATAAATTTCCGTTTTGTAGCATATTTCCAGAAGCAGTATTAAAAGCAAACATCACCAATTCATTAAAATCATTGACCATTTTTGATGCTGTCGGTTTTATAGGTCCAATTTGAACTTCAATATTTCCAACATGCCATGCTTCTGCTTCATGTCGTGCAAATTCAGGACTTTTAAACAGTGTTGTTTCTCCATCACGAACAGGAAATATTGGCTGACTTGGATCTTGATATTTATGCGTAGTTACTACGATTGCATTCTCTTTAGTAGATGGAAATTTTAATCCTAGCGCGTTAAAAACTCTCCAAATATTTTTTACTTTTTGTGATTGATGTACGCTTGGACTAAACCAAATTTTTCCTTCCACGGTCATATCTGCAGCAAATTTTTTCGTAGTTTCATCTGCCCAACCGCGTTGCCCTGTAACGGTAACTTCCACATTCATGCAACCAAAATTTGGTGAACATGCGCCTTGTTGCGGACAAATAATAGAATAAATTCGACCTTTGTTTGTATAGCCAAGTCGTGAAATATAAGGCGCAAACATTTGAAAACACCTTGATTTTTCATTTCCTTGAATCGTTTGCCAACTAAACTCTGGCCATTTTACACCTTGTTGTCTGTCTAGCAACTTAATATTGTCCATATTATCTAACAATGGCAACGATGTTAAATCCGGGTTTGGATAAGCAAATGTTGGATCTGATTGCGCAAATCCGCCGATCCATCCTGCGGGAATTGGTTTGTCTTGGCTACTACTCATGGTATTTTAGTTTTTTAGATTTATTGAATCTTAAAAATAGGTTCTTTTAGTGAAATATGGAAGCGTAGAAGTACGTGGTTTGGCTATGATTGCTCTCAAAAAGAAATCTTATATTTATAAATTATTGAAATTTTCAAAACAATACCAAATGAAACTTCACATACAATTACTACTTTTACTTAGTTTAGTTGGTTGTTCATCTACAAAAAATGTAACTGAAGTAGATC from Kordia antarctica encodes the following:
- a CDS encoding DEAD/DEAH box helicase; translated protein: MQFKELKLNKPIIRALFEKNYEEPTLVQERAIPAILAKKDIIVSAQTGTGKTAAFALPILQLLYDKQDAPKKGKKIKALVICPTRELAIQIEENFVAYSKYTNLRTGLVFGGASIEPQKEMLKKGVDILVATPGRLLDLHKQDFINLDYIETFVIDEADLMLDMGFIDDVKKIERLCPEGKQILLFSATMPFKVEQLANSILRNPEFVEVSPTSSAAKSVNQQLYYVPKPKKIELCLHVLRNNIKGSAIIFRRTKYGVDKLEETLLKNNYKAVSIHGGIAQSLRQTALNQFKSGEAEILIATDVAARGIDIKNVDTVINFDIPNISETYVHRIGRTGRAGASGKAISFCSADEKGYIKDIQQLINTVIPVVEEHPYPLDPKATPEVHKKPGSKYKKGRKSEASKKKKKRWY
- a CDS encoding phosphodiester glycosidase family protein; its protein translation is MNLKNLFFSFRLIVLISLLCFCSKQTSEVQHDTARILAYEVNPKTEQLHFYWKNEQGEIYENFQNLKTQLEATQQELIFAMNGGMYKRDQSPQGLYVENGQLKSPLDTLQKGFGNFYLQPNGVFYITKENNPVICTSQVFKLIENIKYATQSGPMLVIDGKLHEKLTKDSINLHIRNGVGILPNGNLLFAMSKEKINFYDFATFFKEKGCENALYLDGFVSKTFLPSKNYQQMDGNFGVIIGVTKPVQ